One window of the Shewanella cyperi genome contains the following:
- a CDS encoding TIGR03032 family protein, whose protein sequence is MSEVKEMEPQQQVAQKLFDFSSEYSSNLPGLLKALNISIAVTSYQADRLFFLRTDGVKINTHFKYFPRPMGVCADAGRLTLGTLTQVLDFRHSEVVLNNIKNGQMDSEAKLSRKIKEDRQHIGELFRTRKEKEIQAFKQADALYLPRAALSTGMINIHDIAWGNEGLWVVNSTFSCLSTLSPDYSFVARWKPPFISELVPEDRCHLNGMALKDGYPKYVTTFNQCDNLDSWVDRPLGEGTLIDVDTDEILLKDLIMPHSPRYYRERVYLCDSGTGRVLEYDPATKTTQTLITLPGFPRGMNFIGNLMFVGLSKVRKSDIGATVPIAEALEESQCGVWVIDLDSQGIVGNIVFSGDVSQIYDIAVVRDAVTPDLAANNMVSIRHLFDYTEELA, encoded by the coding sequence ATGTCTGAAGTGAAAGAGATGGAACCTCAGCAGCAAGTCGCGCAAAAATTGTTCGATTTTTCAAGTGAATACTCAAGCAATCTGCCCGGTTTACTCAAGGCCTTGAACATCTCTATTGCGGTAACCAGTTATCAGGCCGACAGGCTCTTTTTTCTTCGCACCGACGGTGTGAAAATCAACACTCATTTCAAGTACTTTCCCCGCCCCATGGGGGTATGTGCCGATGCAGGCCGCCTCACCTTGGGTACCCTGACCCAGGTATTGGATTTTCGCCACAGTGAAGTCGTTCTTAACAATATCAAAAACGGCCAGATGGACAGCGAGGCCAAGCTGTCGAGAAAAATCAAGGAAGACAGGCAGCATATTGGTGAACTGTTCAGAACCAGGAAAGAAAAAGAAATACAAGCTTTTAAGCAGGCCGATGCCCTGTATCTGCCACGGGCGGCACTGAGTACAGGGATGATCAATATCCATGATATCGCCTGGGGCAATGAGGGACTTTGGGTTGTGAATTCAACGTTTTCCTGCCTTTCCACCTTATCACCGGATTACAGCTTTGTTGCCCGCTGGAAACCGCCCTTTATCAGTGAGCTGGTGCCGGAAGATCGCTGCCATCTGAACGGAATGGCGCTGAAAGACGGCTATCCCAAATACGTCACCACCTTTAATCAATGTGACAACCTGGATTCCTGGGTTGATAGGCCGCTGGGTGAAGGCACGCTGATCGACGTCGACACGGATGAGATCCTGCTGAAGGATCTCATCATGCCCCACTCACCCCGTTACTATCGTGAACGGGTATATCTATGTGACTCCGGCACCGGACGGGTGCTTGAGTATGATCCCGCGACAAAAACAACACAGACCTTGATCACCCTGCCCGGATTTCCCCGGGGGATGAACTTTATCGGTAACCTGATGTTTGTTGGTTTGTCCAAGGTGCGTAAGAGCGACATAGGTGCCACGGTACCCATAGCCGAAGCGCTGGAAGAATCACAATGTGGGGTCTGGGTAATAGACCTTGATAGCCAAGGCATTGTCGGAAATATCGTCTTTAGCGGCGATGTCAGTCAAATCTACGATATCGCCGTAGTGCGGGATGCGGTTACACCGGATCTCGCCGCTAATAACATGGTTTCAATTCGTCATTTGTTCGATTACACGGAAGAATTGGCATGA
- a CDS encoding S9 family peptidase gives MSALSPTLPPAPVAERREHQWTEHGVLRPDPYAWLRDDSRTEPAVLAHLEAENRYADAHIAGFAPLRDKLLAEMIARLDPDESSVPYRWRSHYYYRRFEAGLEYPLLARKAELEGPEQLLLDVNLRAARKDYYDLGGSSVSPNERLLAIGEDCLGRRIFRIQVLDLATGETLADSLENTEGDPVWANDNLHLFYIAKDPVTLLGNKVYRHRLGTPQSEDVLVYEETDDSFFLGLDKTLDDSRILLYQQATLTSEVSLLDADAPLGQFQSFLPRQEGHEYSVAKLGEHYWVLSNHQAPNFRVFKVAAASTANMDSWQEVWPHASEVRVEDILLLNHALVLQTRERGATHIHIVPHDGSAPSQLSFDEAAYVTGLGTNLDPDATSLRIWYSSLTTPDSVFDYCLKTGARTLLKQLKLPPEFSPALYHSERLWLKARDGVEIPVSLVYRRGKFRGDGSNPLYLYGYGAYGHVVEPDFSAAALSLLDRGLVYAIVHVRGGEMLGRAWYDAGRLFNKLNSFTDFIDATEGLLALGYGDRSKVVASGASAGGLLMGAVANMAPELYLAMAAHVPFVDIVSSMLDETLPLTTNEYDEWGDPNDRACFDYMFSYSPYDNISRQAYPHLLVTTGLHDSQVQYFEPAKWVARLREMKTDANLLLFKTDMDTGHGGKSGRYRQYEDTALEYAFFLHLLGLD, from the coding sequence ATGTCAGCCCTATCGCCAACCTTACCCCCTGCACCCGTGGCCGAGCGCCGTGAGCACCAATGGACCGAACACGGGGTGCTGCGCCCGGACCCTTATGCCTGGCTCAGGGATGACAGCCGGACAGAACCCGCGGTATTGGCGCATTTGGAGGCGGAAAACCGATATGCGGACGCCCACATAGCCGGGTTTGCGCCGCTCAGGGATAAGTTGCTGGCGGAAATGATCGCCAGGTTGGATCCCGATGAATCCAGCGTACCCTATCGCTGGCGCAGCCATTATTACTACCGCCGCTTCGAGGCCGGTCTCGAATATCCGTTGCTGGCGCGCAAGGCCGAATTGGAGGGGCCCGAGCAATTGCTGCTGGATGTCAACCTCCGCGCCGCCCGCAAGGATTACTATGATCTCGGTGGCAGCAGTGTCAGTCCCAACGAGCGCCTGCTCGCCATTGGCGAGGACTGCCTGGGACGGCGCATTTTTCGCATCCAGGTGCTGGACCTGGCCACGGGCGAAACGCTGGCGGACAGTCTGGAGAACACCGAAGGGGATCCCGTCTGGGCCAATGACAATCTGCATTTGTTCTATATCGCCAAGGATCCCGTCACCCTGCTCGGCAACAAGGTGTATCGCCACCGCCTCGGCACGCCCCAGAGCGAAGATGTGCTGGTCTACGAGGAGACGGATGACAGCTTCTTTCTCGGTCTCGACAAGACCCTGGATGACAGCCGTATCCTCTTGTATCAGCAGGCAACCCTGACATCCGAGGTATCTTTGCTCGATGCCGATGCCCCCCTGGGGCAATTCCAGTCTTTTTTACCGCGCCAGGAAGGCCATGAATACAGCGTCGCCAAGCTCGGCGAACATTATTGGGTGCTGAGCAATCATCAGGCGCCCAACTTCCGGGTATTCAAGGTCGCTGCCGCGAGCACAGCAAACATGGATAGTTGGCAGGAGGTTTGGCCCCACGCCAGCGAGGTGCGGGTTGAAGACATACTGCTGCTCAACCATGCCCTGGTACTGCAAACCCGGGAGCGGGGCGCAACCCATATCCATATAGTGCCCCATGACGGCAGTGCACCCTCGCAGTTGAGCTTCGATGAGGCCGCCTATGTAACCGGGCTTGGTACCAACCTGGACCCGGATGCCACCAGCTTGCGGATCTGGTATTCCAGCCTCACCACCCCGGATTCGGTATTCGACTATTGCTTGAAAACCGGCGCGCGCACCCTGCTCAAACAGCTAAAGCTGCCGCCGGAATTTTCACCGGCGCTGTACCACAGCGAGCGCCTGTGGCTTAAGGCGCGGGATGGGGTCGAGATCCCCGTATCCTTGGTATACAGGCGCGGCAAATTCAGGGGCGATGGCAGCAATCCCCTGTACCTCTACGGTTATGGAGCTTACGGCCATGTGGTGGAACCAGATTTTTCCGCCGCCGCCCTGAGTCTGCTGGACCGGGGGCTGGTGTACGCCATAGTCCACGTCCGCGGCGGCGAAATGCTGGGGCGGGCCTGGTACGACGCCGGGCGCCTGTTTAACAAGCTCAACAGCTTCACCGATTTTATCGACGCCACCGAGGGCTTGTTGGCTCTCGGCTATGGCGATCGCTCGAAAGTGGTCGCCAGTGGCGCCAGCGCCGGTGGCCTGTTGATGGGGGCCGTGGCCAATATGGCGCCCGAGCTGTATCTCGCCATGGCCGCCCACGTGCCCTTTGTCGACATAGTCTCCAGCATGCTGGATGAGACCCTGCCCCTGACCACCAACGAATACGATGAGTGGGGCGATCCCAATGACAGGGCATGCTTCGACTATATGTTTAGCTACTCGCCCTATGACAATATCAGCCGCCAGGCCTATCCCCATTTGCTGGTAACCACAGGGCTGCACGACTCCCAGGTGCAATATTTCGAGCCCGCCAAATGGGTCGCCAGGCTCAGGGAAATGAAGACCGACGCCAATTTGCTGCTGTTCAAAACTGACATGGACACGGGCCACGGCGGCAAAAGCGGCCGTTACCGTCAGTACGAAGACACGGCGCTGGAATACGCCTTCTTTCTGCATCTGCTGGGGTTGGACTGA
- a CDS encoding GIY-YIG nuclease family protein, whose protein sequence is MAAAADWHLYLIRCGGGELYTGITTDVARRFAEHSGPKGAKYLRGRGPLTLVYSEHVGDRSAALKRELAVKRLSKSAKEALVAEALAQASAQAPDNSDLQTEKEIP, encoded by the coding sequence ATGGCCGCAGCAGCCGACTGGCATCTGTATCTGATCCGTTGCGGCGGCGGTGAGCTCTATACCGGCATCACCACGGATGTGGCCCGTCGCTTTGCCGAGCACAGCGGTCCCAAGGGCGCCAAGTACCTGAGGGGCAGGGGGCCGCTGACTTTGGTCTACAGTGAACATGTTGGCGATCGCAGCGCGGCGCTCAAACGGGAACTGGCGGTCAAGCGGTTGTCCAAGTCTGCCAAGGAGGCGCTGGTGGCCGAAGCCTTGGCACAAGCCTCGGCCCAGGCGCCTGATAACAGCGATTTGCAAACGGAAAAGGAAATCCCATGA
- a CDS encoding phage tail protein, with protein MSDQFIGEIRQVGFSFAPVDWSICNGAILDIANNQALFSLLGAYFGGDARTTFGLPDLRGRVPTHPNMTTSGTIYQQGQMGGWEQMIMTIADMPAHNHDLYASTSEADSMYPVRPGSQSNQFAECATGEVFYAPAANTQALSSDTITNTGGGQGFNIIQPTIAMLFIIALEGLYPSRN; from the coding sequence ATGTCAGATCAATTTATAGGAGAGATCAGGCAGGTCGGCTTCAGTTTTGCCCCGGTAGACTGGTCGATCTGCAATGGTGCGATTTTGGATATAGCTAATAATCAGGCGCTCTTTTCCCTGCTCGGCGCGTATTTCGGTGGTGATGCCCGCACCACGTTTGGTTTGCCCGACTTGAGAGGCCGCGTTCCCACCCATCCCAATATGACCACCTCAGGCACAATCTATCAGCAAGGACAGATGGGCGGCTGGGAGCAGATGATCATGACGATCGCCGATATGCCAGCCCACAATCACGACCTATACGCCAGCACCTCGGAAGCCGATTCCATGTATCCGGTACGTCCTGGTTCCCAGAGCAACCAGTTTGCCGAGTGCGCGACCGGTGAAGTGTTTTATGCACCGGCGGCCAATACACAGGCACTCTCCTCTGACACCATCACCAACACCGGTGGCGGGCAGGGATTCAACATCATTCAGCCAACGATTGCGATGCTGTTTATCATCGCTCTCGAAGGCCTTTACCCATCGCGAAACTAG
- a CDS encoding DUF4937 domain-containing protein, with product MILKLIDCTSKPGMRADFSKAQMAWAPIIRCDGFIAQFGGWDSANGHAIILALWQSEQAVADFMASVHDGIFAGSGQEHTYHQCKVQYFTLEQDLEALQPAWLSNASSVRIEQYPCHMKQTDPLIGPALLGVVWGRSNQESGHRLRLSFWHDGVQSNKQRGEMQEYSALPTCLHLPLLPEWRLLSQIESG from the coding sequence ATGATACTTAAGCTCATCGATTGTACGTCCAAGCCGGGAATGCGGGCCGACTTCAGCAAGGCCCAGATGGCCTGGGCGCCCATAATCCGATGCGATGGTTTCATCGCTCAGTTCGGTGGTTGGGACAGCGCCAACGGTCACGCCATTATCCTTGCCCTGTGGCAAAGCGAGCAGGCAGTCGCGGATTTTATGGCATCGGTTCATGACGGGATTTTTGCAGGCAGCGGCCAAGAGCACACCTACCACCAATGTAAGGTGCAATATTTCACCCTTGAACAGGACCTGGAAGCGTTGCAACCGGCTTGGCTGTCGAATGCCTCCTCGGTGCGCATAGAGCAATACCCATGTCATATGAAGCAAACCGACCCCTTAATTGGCCCGGCACTCTTGGGTGTGGTGTGGGGTCGCTCAAATCAGGAGTCAGGACATCGCCTGCGTTTATCTTTCTGGCATGACGGAGTGCAGTCGAATAAGCAGAGAGGCGAGATGCAGGAATATTCAGCCTTGCCGACCTGTCTGCATCTTCCCCTGTTACCCGAATGGAGGCTATTGAGCCAGATTGAGTCAGGCTGA
- a CDS encoding GNAT family N-acetyltransferase, with the protein MQKFTPPKGLHIRPSTSSDKPFLEKLHRLVRQDLRLLDADEDFIESVVEMQFRAQTEGYGAQFPNAMYFIIEKHMEKIGRVCVDFGVNELHLIDIAFLPQATGHGFGRAIIQSFQYCAAQSGLPMSLNVAQDNPAAKRLYLNLGFMVEAIHPPYEEMRWYPPAMTAFVAVS; encoded by the coding sequence ATGCAAAAATTTACCCCCCCGAAAGGTCTCCATATTCGGCCGTCAACTTCATCCGATAAACCCTTCCTGGAAAAACTGCATCGCCTCGTCAGGCAAGACCTGCGGCTTCTCGATGCCGATGAAGACTTTATTGAGTCTGTGGTTGAGATGCAGTTCAGAGCCCAAACCGAGGGCTATGGCGCCCAATTTCCCAATGCCATGTACTTCATCATCGAAAAGCACATGGAAAAAATTGGCCGGGTCTGCGTCGATTTCGGGGTTAACGAACTGCACTTGATTGATATCGCTTTTCTGCCGCAGGCGACCGGCCATGGTTTCGGCCGCGCCATCATACAAAGCTTCCAGTATTGCGCCGCGCAGTCGGGTTTGCCGATGAGTCTGAATGTGGCCCAAGACAATCCCGCAGCCAAACGGCTTTATCTCAATCTGGGTTTCATGGTCGAAGCCATACACCCCCCCTATGAAGAAATGCGCTGGTATCCGCCGGCCATGACCGCATTTGTCGCCGTCAGTTAG
- the ribB gene encoding 3,4-dihydroxy-2-butanone-4-phosphate synthase produces the protein MNQSLLSAFGNAQQRVEAALDALRRGQGVLLVDDEDRENEGDLIFAAQSLTVPQMAMLIRECSGIVCLCLPDDKLRSLALPPMVEHNSSQYGTAFTVSIEAKVGVTTGVSAADRVTTIKTAIAADAKPDDLARPGHVYPLRAQPGGVLNRRGHTEGTVDLMQLAGLAPAGVLCELTNADGTMAKLPEIVSFANHHGMPVLSIEDLVAYRLQTQSKIA, from the coding sequence ATGAATCAGTCTTTACTCAGCGCTTTTGGCAATGCCCAACAAAGGGTGGAAGCCGCCTTGGACGCCCTGCGTCGGGGCCAGGGCGTACTCCTGGTCGATGACGAGGACAGGGAAAACGAAGGCGATCTTATTTTTGCCGCCCAGTCCCTTACCGTGCCGCAGATGGCCATGCTGATCCGCGAATGCAGTGGCATAGTTTGCCTGTGTCTGCCGGATGACAAACTCAGGTCGCTGGCCTTGCCGCCCATGGTGGAGCACAACTCCAGCCAGTACGGCACCGCCTTTACCGTCAGCATTGAGGCCAAGGTCGGGGTCACCACAGGGGTGTCGGCCGCCGACAGGGTCACCACCATCAAGACCGCCATAGCCGCGGATGCCAAACCCGACGATCTGGCACGACCCGGCCATGTCTACCCGCTACGGGCCCAACCCGGCGGTGTGCTCAACCGCCGCGGTCATACCGAAGGCACTGTTGATCTGATGCAATTGGCGGGCCTGGCCCCGGCCGGGGTGCTGTGCGAACTCACCAACGCCGATGGCACCATGGCCAAGTTGCCGGAAATAGTTAGCTTCGCCAATCACCACGGCATGCCAGTACTCAGCATCGAAGATCTGGTGGC
- a CDS encoding phage tail protein, with protein sequence MSPAYLPTHSHQIKAVQAQVADTTETATNISYLSASRPGGTIASNKSYCSTPPGTGQMQMAEAAIGVTGEGDGVPLRQPYTALHFCICLEGIYPTRS encoded by the coding sequence GTGTCTCCAGCCTATCTGCCAACACACTCACACCAGATTAAGGCAGTGCAGGCCCAGGTAGCCGATACCACGGAAACTGCCACAAACATCAGCTACCTTTCAGCCAGTCGTCCCGGCGGGACCATAGCCAGTAATAAATCCTACTGCAGTACGCCGCCGGGAACCGGGCAAATGCAGATGGCGGAAGCGGCCATAGGCGTGACGGGGGAAGGTGATGGTGTTCCCCTCAGACAGCCCTATACGGCGCTGCATTTCTGCATTTGTCTTGAGGGTATCTATCCGACCCGTAGCTAA
- a CDS encoding DUF6916 family protein, whose protein sequence is MTQFVFDVLNEMVNEPIGVFEPGSDEKIAELKIKKVERSLAHGNEFDAFTVELSGDAREHCPPATYLFKHPKFGEESLYMSPYAIDQYQICISRKADNS, encoded by the coding sequence ATGACTCAATTTGTATTTGATGTGCTGAATGAAATGGTCAATGAACCGATTGGCGTTTTTGAGCCGGGTTCGGATGAAAAGATAGCTGAGCTCAAGATCAAAAAGGTTGAACGCAGCCTGGCCCACGGCAATGAGTTTGATGCCTTTACCGTGGAACTCAGCGGTGATGCCAGGGAGCACTGCCCGCCGGCAACCTATCTGTTCAAGCATCCGAAATTCGGTGAGGAAAGCTTGTATATGTCGCCCTATGCCATTGATCAATATCAAATTTGCATATCGCGGAAAGCGGACAACAGCTGA
- a CDS encoding phage tail protein, producing the protein MSTPFIGEIIMFAGNFAVKNYSFCNGTLLNTSDNAPLFSLLGTMYGGDGRTTFGLPDFRGRAQVSVGNSPGTQHPWPQGLRAGAEDVTLLEANLPVHSHNFNVALGNPSTGTAEAAMVAKGNHYVASNNPNITGSGFMYDKSVGNAGADAPLPIMSPFIVVNFMIAMNGIYPTRA; encoded by the coding sequence ATGTCAACTCCCTTTATTGGTGAAATCATCATGTTTGCCGGTAACTTTGCGGTGAAGAACTACAGCTTCTGCAATGGAACCCTGCTGAATACTTCAGATAACGCGCCGCTCTTCTCTCTGCTGGGGACCATGTACGGTGGTGATGGCAGAACTACTTTTGGCTTGCCGGATTTCAGAGGTCGGGCTCAGGTGTCTGTGGGTAACAGTCCCGGGACTCAGCATCCCTGGCCTCAGGGTCTGAGGGCTGGTGCCGAAGATGTGACGCTGCTGGAGGCTAACCTGCCGGTTCACAGCCATAACTTTAACGTTGCTCTGGGTAACCCCTCCACGGGAACGGCGGAGGCTGCAATGGTTGCCAAAGGCAACCATTATGTCGCCAGCAATAACCCCAATATTACCGGCAGCGGCTTTATGTACGATAAGTCAGTAGGTAACGCAGGGGCCGATGCGCCACTTCCGATCATGTCACCCTTTATCGTGGTGAATTTTATGATCGCCATGAACGGCATCTACCCGACGCGCGCTTAG